The Vigna angularis cultivar LongXiaoDou No.4 chromosome 6, ASM1680809v1, whole genome shotgun sequence genome contains the following window.
AATGGATGATTGTCCTACATAAGATAGAATCATGAATAGCAGCTatatttcaatgttttaaaaTGGTTTATCTTTTGTTTGGAACTTATGTTTTCTTGTGTcttgttattatttttgtttgagaGTATTTTGGTGTTTTGTTTAGACATGGTTCTCTATTTTCGTTTCCTATAGGAAGGCATTCTGTGAATGTCTTTCCTGTTACCTTCTTCTGATTGGATTTTATGTGCCATCAATTTATCAGATAtcactttatttgtttttgaacgttgaacatttaatgtcatttaatgtcTGCTTAGAACAACAAGGTGTTTTCTGATTTTCTACCATTAGGTAACATTTTAGAATTAAGTTCTTTTCACAATGGATACCTAGCATGGATATATACTTCATCAAAAGATAAGGTATCTGTTAGGCTAATGGTATAATGTGTTTAAGTAAACACTTCTTTAGATTTTGTCATTGGACGCTTTAATAGTGTTTAGCTTGTTGAAGCCTTTTGAacactttaataattaattcttttcATATGTTTTGTCAAAGTCATTGTCTCAACCCATTTTGTTTTCGAGAGAAGCTGAATACCTATTTTAGGTATTATAAGCATTGAGTATTTAACTCAATCTCTCTTAGACGCTTTTAGACAACACATCATCTAGGCATGCGTCTAGGTGTTTTATCCTAGATGTTTTCCTATTCCTAAGACTGAAGAGTTTTCCTAGGTTTTTCTATGTTGGGAATTCTAGTTCTAGGTTGTATGTTTGGGTTTCAGGTTCTAAGTTGTATGTTTCAGTTTCAAGTTCTAAGTCTTTTATTTTCACCTTTAGTTTTGTTTATCATTATCttaagttatttttgttatttaatccTTTCCCTTAGACGGtcatttataacttttaagcATATTCTAGAGTTTTATCCTATTGTTTCAGACCTTTGTCTTTTATTCTATCTTTGTGAGGTTGTGATTTCATTGGCCCTTCTTGGCTCATGGCTTGGTGTTCTTTTATTCTTAATCTCGTTTTTCTTCTAGTTCAAAGTTGGTTTTTTAGGATGTTCTACTTTAATGTGTGATGATTGTTTTTCATCTTAAGACTTATCTTTTATCCTAGGGTTTTTTTGTCTTAGAGTCAAACTAAAGGTTGGTTTCCTAACTTAGGTTGGGGTTTTCTAACCTAGTGTTTTCTATCCTAAGGTTGGTCTTCTAATTTGGAATTTTTTATTAGAGTGTTTGTTTCTTTGGCCTATAAGTTCCTATTTGGGTTAAGTGCTTTTCTAGTTTAGAGTTAGGTTTCCATACACAAAGACTTCTTTGTTTCAtgttatttagttaaaatgGCAGGactgagagaaaaaaaaggacaTATTGCTAAACTTGGCCTAACCTTGTTAGCACAAGCCAAAATGCCCCTACACTACTGGTCTAAAGCCTTCTCAATTGCTTtttatataatcaatatattaCCATCATTAATAAATCCAAACAAAAGTCCATACTCcttgatttaaaataaagaacttGACTATGGAAACTTGAAATGTTTTGGTTGTACATTTTGTCCTTGTctcaaaacaaacaatcaaaATAAACTCTAATTTCATACAACTAGGTGTGTGTTTCTTAGTTACATGAACTCACATAAAGGATACAAATGCATTAAATATCGTGTGAAAATTTTCATCTCAAGACATGTGATTTTCAATGAGACTCCCTTCCCTTTTCATTAAGGTTTCATTGATGCAAAAAATTCGTTAAAAGAATTAACTAAACCTATGTtaattttacttctaaattaCTCTGCAGTTACCATTGTCAACAATACTCTTGAACCAGACAACAATACTACAAGTTATCAAGAAGAAATCGCAAGTGATAGTCCTGGTAAAAATGGTACAAATGAAGGAGATCTTGGTGAATATTTTACTGATACATCAAGAGAAAATTAAGAAGAAGGTTTGACACTAGCAATGCTAGTAGAAAACAATAGTCAAACTGAAATTGAAAGCAATCAATCTGACACCAACACCTATTGGATGGTGACTATAAGCAAAGCTGGAATTTACAAGCCTAAGCAACCATACATAGGATTTACAAAGGTTCGTGAAGATGACAAAGAACTAGGAAATTTATAGAAAGCTCTAATCAAGAAACATAtagttatacagaacaacaacaaaccccCACAACCACATCCAATCATCTCACCCTGAGATGTCCAATTCATACTTAAATACATCATTATAGTTCATAACCATGTTCTTTCCAACCACCCAAGCCTCATACATAAACGTACATGACAACCTGTTAAGCAAACAACATTAATCAATCCAATACACATTACCAGACAATAACAGTCCCAAGAGAACCACTAAAGACCACAAAACCCCGTAACTCATACTTAGACAAAGAAAAtggctttgaaaccatcaacaACAGTTCCAGACAGGTTCAAATCCCCCAGAACGACCTAaggaacgtccaaaacggacatccgggaccccaaaaactatcaaaaacaaAGACAACAACATGCTGGTACGCCCAGGGGCGCTCGGGGGGCGCTCGGCGCGAACCGCCTCGCATCAAGGGCGCTCGGGGGGCGCTTGGGGCGAACCAGAGGGCGCCCAACCCCATACCAGTTGACAACAACCATGAAATTTGACTTTTGATGCACTTGGAACCTGTTTTAATGACTAAAGGGGGTTCTTTACACATTGGTATTGATGGTAAACACGTTTATAAGTTAAAACAAACATTCATTTGATCACTAGATCCAAGACTAGGTGTATCAAACCACTTTTGACACTTTAAAAATCCAAATTCACTTCTACAAGTTGCCCAATTTCATTTCTATCCTTTAAAACCCTCAATTCTTCCAACTATCAATAATAACACAATTTTATATCAACAACATACTAGCTCATAATTTAACATACATATAGATCATACGACAAATTTTTAACAAGacactagctccccttaccttgaaaCTTCTTTGCTCAGCTCAAAGACCCGCAGCTACAGTACCCAGCTATAGAACGCAAAATCGATTGGTTCAAGTCGAAGCTCTCGACTCCGGGAATGCAAAATCACCACCTAAATGAGAATACACCAGTTCAATTTCAAGATTTAGTAGAAAGAAGGCAGAGAAAGTTAGGGCTGAAGTTTTAGAAAGAAGATGTGGCTTTGAAGAAAATGTGCAAAGTTTGGTAAAGTTGATATAgtttatacattaataaaataaaggaaaaagccTCCccttaatttaattacttttctttcttatttaatataggcttaataccctattttgtccccattttcactcgaaaatgtcaaattagtccatcctttaaaaagtgcgtcaattacgccttacttaataaaatttatatcaatgaaatcccttccgttaaattcgtaagcgttaattatttttctctctcttatactttttctgctttttctgTGCAAAGCAGCAGCTTTTTTTCTGCTTTACGTCCTGCAAAGAGCTCTTTGCCTTGAAGTAACCAGGTCTTATTGATAAATTCTCTTAAGAACTTGGCGATGAATCGATATCTATAATAGGGCTTCTATTTACAAGAGACAAAGGTATAGGTCCTGATAACTGATTCTGCCTCCCATCATATGACTGGAAAGCAATTACTTGAATTCTTCCAACCTGAACACAACCCAGAGGTATTTGACGATaaacttaaagaaaatttaCAATTGAAGAATCTTTTGGCCATGCATTAAAGACAAACCTTGTTTACATCTTCACTGAAACAGGAAAAAATCAAGCCAATAAATCCAGAGTCAAGAAGCTGGTACGTTGCCTGGGTTTTTACATCAACATGGGAAGGGAGAACTGTAATGTGCAGGTGTGAATGGTACCAACCAATTACCCTTGTCGTAGTTCCAGTGGCTATGGTCATTCGCTCAGCGAGGGCAGTTGCAGCGGCCAAGAGCTTAGGGTCGGTTTCCACTCGATCCTTTCGCCGATCAGACCTCTTCTGAGGAGACGCCCCCCAGATCAATGCAATCACGTTCCCATTTTTCGAATGCTGAATCAACCCAACCCATAACAATCATTAGTTGAACCTGGTACTGTGTTTATGCGTTTCTTCAATTGACTCGATAACATAGAAAGAAATGTTAGGTCAGATTACCTGAATGTCCCCAAAAAGAAGACCCATAATCTCTTCGGTTTCAGTGGACAATGCATGAGTGAGGCAACTTAACCACACTTCTTCTGACATTTTCACGCTCGTTAGCGACATTTTTCGATTCAATCGattgtttcttcttctcttcgATAGTCGTAGACCCACCGATTCCAAATtcctctctcttctttctttatctttctTCTCCGCCCAACAAAATCTCACCAACCACTCCAAAAACACGAACTTCaacttctcttcctcttcctcttcctcttcttgttctttcttcttctttcttgatAATTAAACAAAAGCTCTTCTCTTTTATTACGCTGCATACCTTAATGTCACTCTCATTCACCAAATGCAAATTTAGTTTCATTtaggaaaataaattatcacatgaaaacaatttttcaCACTGatcaattaaaaatcataaaatttagttatgtaattatttaatacagATTTAGTcatgtaaaaatatttcaaagaaagagtagaagagagaaaaaaagctgTTGCTTTGCAcagaaaaagcagaaaaaatagaagagagagaaaaataattaatgccGTTTATAcagatttaacggaagggatttcattgatataaattttattaagtaaggacgtaattgacgcactttttaaaggatggagtaatttgatattttcgagcaaaactggagacaaaatagggtattaagcctttaatatatatacctctatatttatatataatcacATGTACTTACAATTAAAAGTCAAAATTTACGAAAgttatatgaattaaaaattctatatagttaaataagttataatattaaaaaataaatttataatgttatagatattaaaaacataattgtcTTCTTCGCAGCCTTCTCGtgtttccatcttcaatgtttaattttttattgtacaaCCTTGAACAAAAAATTGAAGGCTTCTTCGTTACCATCAAAATTGAACTCAAAATCAAAGTAGATTACAAATAAAAGCAGAGACATACTATTTTGTGTTCTTGGTAGTTGACCAGTTGGTGAGTTCAGTTATTACTTGTATTTTATTTGTCTGTTTTTCATTGAATTTGGGATAATCTTTTGACTCCGTAAGACATCCTCTATCTGTCTCTCTTTCTGTATCTCTCTGtctccctttctttttctctctgcCTCTATTTCTGCTTCATTCTGCCTCTGCTTACACTGGTTAGAGATCTTCATTTGCTTATGATACTgaatttgtttccttttcttctgTAATTGGTTGTTGGGTATGCATGTTTTTTGATTGGCTTGTTAAATTCACATGTGGTGgtttgaattaataaaaaactgaatCTTTAACACccatttctttccttttttcttttcatttttctttcataatttcAGTAGTTCCATTGCAATTTTGATGATCTACTCTGGTTGCCCTTTTGGGTGATTGAGTTTCCTTAATTGGGTTTTGTATTTCAGACTGTAATAATGATTCatatttctttacttttatGAAACAGTGCTTTGTGCCTAATGAAGGGCggcatttaaaaattaaatactaatcttgagaaattgagaaagaaaaggagTTTCTGGCTTTGAAGGGCTCTGTTATGATGACGTAGGAATTTAAGGCTTGTTGCAGACTTGAGTTCTGAAAAGATTAAAATACAGCAGTAATTTTGAGGAGTTGTGAAATTTTGTAGTGTTAAGATTTGAAGGCAAAAGAGAAATACTGTCAATGTGTCAAGCTTGATGAGTTTTAAATGAGGAGagataaaattaatcatttgcTAGATATGTTTCATCTGTGACCTACACAAATTTCTGTGTTGGATGGTTGCAGCAGTAACATTtatcaatgatttttttattttgaagttatcAATATGGTCACTGCATATGTTATGAcctagaaaacaaaattgagcCTTTACATTTTGTTGGTTTTCTCATATATGTTACTAATAAGACAGACTTTGATTTTTGTATGAAAGCCATCTTGTACAGTCTTTGACCATGTTTTTTTGGTTGTTGGTAGCACAGGAACAATGTCTGACAAAATCACAGCTGAAAACCTTATTGAAAGCCTTGTGGACACATttgttgagaagaaaaaatCTGTACCATTCTTTGAGGGTGATAAGTCAGATTCAGTGGGTTCCCAGATCAATAGACTGTTTGGACGTGAGAAACCAGTGCACCATATTTTAGGGGGTGGAAAATGTATGGTGTTTAAACTATTTACTTCTCTATAAGTTCCTTTAGGAGAATagagtaagaaaaaaaatgaaataactttttcataaacaaaaatcaGCTTATACATAAGCAATTTCATAGAAGTTCTCCCATTAACGTCTCCAAACTTTATTTTAACTAATGCataactaattatattttattaagaaatttggttttcccttttgttttcctcttctaaaaGTGCTCACAGATAAATCTATTTAATCATATACTGTATTAGCATTAACTAAACCATTTAAATAATCTTTTGTGTTTGCCTTTGAATGTCATAGCTGCTGATGTTTTGTTATGGAGGAACAAGAAGATTTCTGCAAGTGTTTTAACTAGTGCAACGGTTATATGGGTTCTTTTTGAATGGCTTAACTACCATTTTCTTACTCTTTTATGCTTTGCATTGGTTATTGTTATGCTTGCACAGTTTCTATGGTCAAATGCTTCTGGCTTTTTCAACAGGTTATTCATGCATCTTTacctctttttgttttcttttcatcaatgttaccCAACTTTTCAGCTTTAACTAAGTATGATTAGTTGTTTATGTTAACAGACAGCCATCTGATGTACCCCGTCTTGTTCTCCCAGAAGAACTGTTTGTGAATATTGCAACTGTAGTTGGTGGTGAGGTCAACCGGGGCTTGAGATTTCTTCAAGATGCTGCTTGTGGAGGAAACCTGAAGCAATTTCTTATTGTATGTTTGCATTTATGTTCAAACACTTTGGTATTGTCATGTATAGTTTCTTTAGTTTCTGACTTTTGTGTTTGCATCAGGACTTGcttttcatttaattcatttaCTTTGGAGTTTTCTGCATAGTTTTTAAATAGTTATGTTTTTTATACCTGCCAATTTTCATGGCACATGCTTGTTTGATCTTTTCTTAATGTGAGGCTCTATGTTGGTCTAACATTGACAATACCACTATATTCCCTATATTCTTACATAGTTTTAGTCTGTTTACATCAATGACAGGATCTTCCATGCCAAATCACTGAAAGCGAAGCCACTTTAGAGTCAATTAAGAGTGTTTCAATTTGTATCTTTATATTAATGTTTGTTGAAATAGgtgaatattttgattatattgttataaaagAAATGACATGAGTCAATCtgcttttattttactataatgaatatataatataaattaaaagatcaAAACATTTTTTAGTGAGTTAAAGCACCTAATTCACAAATCCATGGTAAGTTGAGCCAGGTTATAAAATTTCTAGCTCGCTAAAGTTGGTTTGAGCTGACTTATTTTTAGATCAACCTGTAGTGAGTTAGTCCATATAAGTCGGGTTGACTTAGTTTGTCAGCGGGTGAAGCTGTGACAAATAAATGAATAGATTTGTTGCTTTTTCTTGATTTGGGGTATCATATTTACATAGCAAATTAACAATTGGAATGGTTGATATCTTGAATTCACACCATAACAGAGCAGTTCCACCACCTACCTCTTGTTTTTAACCATTTACATAcctaaaaaatgaatttatttctacatgtagtaaagaaaaaaagacataTTTCTCCATGGAGTTTGTGATCAATGGTCAAAACTTCCCCAGGTTGTAGGAGCTTTGTTTGCTGGTGCTGTGATTGGAAGCTGGTGCAATTTCATATCTGTCATCTATATTGGTGAGAGACCTGCCTTCTTCTTTTGATGGATTCATTATTCCTTTGATTTATAAATTGTTCAACATTCTTTTGTATCTAACACTTTATTTATAACACACTCTCTAATATTAGTTGAAACTTATTGAAAAATGCAAATTTTGATTAGTCTCACTTAATATGTTTTTCCTGATTTGAAAGTAGAAGCTACTGAAATCTGTGATTTCTAATAATTTTCAGTGAATAATAGTAGACTTTAGAAAGATAGTAAAATGTTCCTTTGCTTTTATTATTAGGATTATTACAGCTTTGTGACTTAGCCGTTGTAGGGGTGAGGTTGTATACATTTGAGCTTCCCTAGAGCCACACCATTGGTCTGCAAGTTTGAAAAACTGTTATATGTTTCAACTAATAAGTAAAAACAGTTACTTTGGCCTTCAAAAGTGTAATTTTAGTCTTGTGATTAGAAAACCCCCTACATAacataattactattattttggTCTTTAGATTTGATCCCTTTttgtcattttaaattttaatctctGAACTtaaccatttattattattttagccCCTAAAACTAGCCATTTATGATCATTTTAGTCATGAATTTGGATTTGGATTCTGTGTTGAGGTTTGGGTGTTATTCCTGTGCTGAACCTTCAATATACACTTATGGAGACtgtgattttgatattttaagtGTAGTTAGCTCTACAAATCAGAATGACAATGTGTCATGTAAAGGGtctctaacttttttttttaaaatttgttattataaataaataaatattaaaacatatttaattatatcaatatttttaaaattttcaattgattaattaatgtctctaattagataaattaaaataattattacatttgcattaaaatattctattataattaataattagaatttaatttataattgtaaatgatttaatttatattattattacatatttgaaaatataatataagaaagctaattttttaaattatcttttattttaatttttcatttagaaAGAAAAGGGGTGAGAATCCCCTTTTGATTTTCCAATTTATCATCAAAACATGTTCTCAGGTTGAAAATTTTAACTCGATTGAGGTGTTGTGATCTGTTTTGCCACATGTATTTAGGTTATACCTTATTGCTgagataatatttttctttgctaTGATTGATTGATGAGGAAAAATGTTTTGCTCTTAGGTTTTGTTGCAGCACATACCCTTCCAGTTTTCTATGAAAAGTATGAGGATGAAGTTGACAACTTTGTGTACAAGGTTTTTGGTCAGATGCAACATCACTACAGAAATCTTGATGCTAGTGTGCTCAGCAAAATCCCCAAGGGAAAAGGGAAGAAACATGAATAGGCTTCTCTTTATGGcttatgttaattaatttgaaattcaatGTCCATTTCAGCACATTAAGGTACATGGGGTGTTGAAATAAGGTAACAAACCACCAAAATATTTCTCCAAATATGAATGATATTGagtagaataaataaaattgcatTTATTCTTGCTGTTTCAACTATAAACTGCAATTCAACTCAGCATATGGTTAATTTT
Protein-coding sequences here:
- the LOC108342688 gene encoding uncharacterized protein LOC108342688; protein product: MSLTSVKMSEEVWLSCLTHALSTETEEIMGLLFGDIQHSKNGNVIALIWGASPQKRSDRRKDRVETDPKLLAAATALAERMTIATGTTTRVIGWYHSHLHITVLPSHVDVKTQATYQLLDSGFIGLIFSCFSEDVNKVGRIQVIAFQSYDGRQNQLSGPIPLSLVNRSPIIDIDSSPSS
- the LOC108341905 gene encoding reticulon-like protein B8; amino-acid sequence: MSDKITAENLIESLVDTFVEKKKSVPFFEGDKSDSVGSQINRLFGREKPVHHILGGGKSADVLLWRNKKISASVLTSATVIWVLFEWLNYHFLTLLCFALVIVMLAQFLWSNASGFFNRQPSDVPRLVLPEELFVNIATVVGGEVNRGLRFLQDAACGGNLKQFLIVVGALFAGAVIGSWCNFISVIYIGFVAAHTLPVFYEKYEDEVDNFVYKVFGQMQHHYRNLDASVLSKIPKGKGKKHE